The following are encoded together in the Patescibacteria group bacterium genome:
- a CDS encoding UDP-N-acetylmuramoyl-tripeptide--D-alanyl-D-alanine ligase: protein MKKILFKILKIFSSLILKKYKPEIIAITGSIGKTSSKEAIFSVLKGKFKVRTSFSNFNNEIGVPLTILGIKDAPGKSIFNWFYIFIKFLFLITFKIKKYPQKLILEMGADHPGDIEYFTKFVPINIGILTKISKVHIEFFDSVEEIFKEKRKIFSNMPEGSWAILNNDDEMIAKLKNELKHNVLTYGIKNESDIWATDLQMLRKGDTIGMNFKIRHNGNVVPVFLPDSLGMAQVYAFLSAVAVGFIEGLNLVEISILAKNYTSPKGRTHLLKAINDAYIIDDTYNSSPDATKLAINLLSDVKTLISGKKIVVLGDMLELGNDTKNCHEDIGKYVASKDIDFLFTIGKFAEDIYLEAIKNGFNFKNAKHFKDQESLIKYLETIIEKDSIILVKGSQGSRMERVVKEIMKNPGYAKNVLVRQSDNWLDK, encoded by the coding sequence ATGAAGAAAATATTATTTAAAATTTTAAAAATTTTTAGTAGTCTGATTTTAAAAAAATATAAACCAGAAATTATTGCAATTACCGGATCTATAGGTAAGACTTCCTCAAAAGAAGCTATTTTTAGTGTATTAAAAGGTAAATTTAAAGTAAGAACTTCTTTTTCTAATTTTAATAATGAGATAGGTGTGCCTCTTACTATTCTTGGAATAAAAGATGCGCCTGGAAAATCTATATTCAATTGGTTTTATATTTTTATCAAATTTTTATTTTTGATTACTTTTAAGATTAAAAAATATCCTCAAAAATTAATTTTAGAAATGGGTGCAGATCATCCAGGAGATATTGAATATTTTACAAAATTTGTACCTATAAATATAGGAATTCTTACAAAAATATCAAAAGTCCATATAGAATTTTTTGATAGTGTGGAGGAAATATTCAAAGAAAAAAGAAAAATATTTAGCAATATGCCAGAAGGTTCTTGGGCAATTCTAAACAATGACGATGAAATGATTGCAAAATTAAAGAATGAATTAAAACATAATGTTTTAACTTATGGGATTAAAAATGAATCCGATATTTGGGCAACAGATTTACAAATGTTGAGAAAGGGAGATACGATAGGAATGAATTTTAAAATACGACATAATGGAAATGTAGTTCCTGTATTTTTACCAGATTCTTTGGGTATGGCACAAGTATATGCATTTCTCTCTGCTGTAGCTGTTGGTTTTATAGAAGGATTAAATTTAGTAGAAATATCTATACTTGCAAAAAATTATACTTCACCAAAAGGCAGAACTCATCTTTTAAAAGCAATAAATGATGCATATATTATTGATGATACATATAATTCGAGTCCAGACGCTACAAAACTTGCAATAAACTTACTATCCGATGTAAAAACATTAATAAGTGGTAAAAAAATAGTTGTTCTAGGTGATATGCTTGAGCTTGGTAATGATACAAAAAATTGTCACGAGGATATTGGTAAATATGTAGCAAGTAAAGATATAGACTTTCTTTTTACAATTGGAAAATTTGCAGAAGATATATACTTGGAAGCTATTAAAAATGGTTTTAATTTCAAAAATGCAAAACATTTCAAAGATCAAGAATCTCTCATAAAATATTTAGAAACAATAATAGAAAAAGATAGTATAATTCTTGTAAAAGGATCTCAAGGATCAAGAATGGAAAGAGTAGTAAAAGAAATAATGAAAAATCCAGGATATGCAAAAAATGTTTTGGTAAGACAATCTGATAATTGGTTGG
- a CDS encoding penicillin-binding protein 2 gives MYRKRTNTLDVNKLDRLQFIFLGVIVLFVFIVLKLFYLQIVQNKYYLVKAKAQHSFVADIKPKRGEIFLRNNDKSYPLVINKVYFDLYAIPNIVENPQDLSKKLSEILGIEEEILNGRLSKKDDIYEPIKNKLTDEEYQRVNELNSKGLGFIKENYRHYPDGPVGSHIVGFVGYKDDKLVGSYGLEGYWENELKGQEVELTGEKDAYGNFITIGKTDFKKVTDGNDLYLTIDQAIQNFVCKRLKEATESYGARNGTVIVMNPKNGDILAMCNYPEFDPNNYSQVENQNFYNNNAIFTSYEPGSVFKVVTMAMGLDLGIVKPETTYIDTGILEVDGFKIRNSDKKANGIRTMVQVLDESLNTGAAFVAEKVGRERFLDYATKFGFGQKTNIDLNVEVKGNIENLNKKGKVFLATASFGQGITATPIQLISSFAAFVNGGYLYKPRIVEKIVHPNGKEDTIETQFIRKVISDKAAKQISAMLVSVVEQGHAKSAKSDKYYLGGKTGTAQIAGKGGYVTDRTNHTFIGFGPSRDPRFVIFVKFDSPQRAWAESSAGPVFKDIADFILDYYKIQPEK, from the coding sequence ATGTATAGAAAAAGAACCAATACTTTGGATGTAAATAAATTGGATCGTTTACAATTTATATTTTTGGGAGTTATAGTTTTATTTGTCTTTATAGTACTAAAACTTTTTTATTTACAAATAGTACAAAATAAATATTATCTTGTAAAAGCAAAAGCTCAACATTCATTTGTGGCTGATATAAAACCAAAAAGAGGCGAAATTTTTTTACGTAACAATGATAAAAGCTATCCTTTGGTTATCAATAAAGTATATTTTGATTTGTATGCAATACCAAATATTGTAGAAAATCCTCAAGATCTGAGTAAAAAATTATCAGAAATTTTGGGTATTGAAGAGGAAATTTTAAATGGTAGATTGTCAAAAAAAGATGATATATATGAACCAATAAAAAATAAACTCACAGATGAAGAATATCAAAGAGTAAATGAATTGAATTCCAAAGGACTTGGTTTTATAAAAGAAAATTATAGACATTATCCAGATGGGCCAGTAGGTAGTCATATAGTAGGATTTGTTGGTTATAAAGATGATAAATTAGTTGGAAGCTATGGTTTAGAAGGTTATTGGGAAAATGAATTAAAGGGTCAAGAAGTGGAACTTACTGGTGAAAAAGATGCTTATGGAAATTTTATAACAATTGGAAAGACTGATTTCAAAAAAGTGACAGATGGAAATGATTTGTATCTTACAATAGATCAAGCAATACAAAATTTTGTCTGCAAGAGATTAAAAGAAGCAACTGAATCATATGGTGCTAGAAACGGAACGGTTATAGTAATGAATCCCAAAAATGGTGATATACTAGCAATGTGTAATTATCCAGAATTTGATCCAAATAATTATTCGCAAGTTGAAAACCAAAATTTCTATAATAATAATGCTATTTTTACATCTTATGAACCTGGTTCTGTATTCAAAGTTGTTACAATGGCAATGGGACTTGATTTGGGAATTGTAAAACCAGAGACAACATATATAGACACTGGAATTTTGGAAGTAGATGGATTTAAAATAAGAAATTCTGACAAAAAAGCAAATGGTATTAGAACGATGGTTCAAGTTTTAGATGAATCGCTTAATACTGGTGCTGCTTTTGTAGCAGAAAAAGTTGGAAGAGAAAGATTTTTAGATTATGCAACAAAATTTGGTTTTGGGCAAAAAACAAATATAGATTTGAATGTTGAAGTAAAGGGAAATATTGAAAATTTAAATAAAAAAGGTAAAGTATTTTTAGCTACAGCTTCTTTTGGTCAAGGAATTACAGCAACTCCAATACAATTAATTTCATCTTTTGCGGCATTTGTAAATGGAGGATATTTGTATAAACCAAGAATAGTAGAAAAAATAGTGCATCCAAATGGAAAAGAAGATACAATAGAAACTCAGTTTATTCGTAAAGTAATATCAGATAAAGCAGCAAAGCAGATTTCAGCAATGCTTGTATCTGTTGTTGAGCAAGGTCATGCAAAATCAGCAAAATCAGATAAGTATTATTTGGGTGGAAAAACTGGTACAGCTCAGATAGCAGGGAAAGGTGGTTATGTAACAGATAGAACGAATCATACATTTATTGGATTTGGACCATCAAGAGATCCAAGGTTTGTAATATTTGTAAAGTTTGATTCTCCGCAAAGAGCTTGGGCTGAGTCAAGTGCCGGACCAGTATTCAAAGATATCGCAGATTTCATATTAGATTATTATAAAATACAACCAGAAAAATGA